In one Nicotiana tomentosiformis chromosome 6, ASM39032v3, whole genome shotgun sequence genomic region, the following are encoded:
- the LOC104119418 gene encoding CASP-like protein 4D2, whose translation MTTPRAIAILVLRIFSMLLCAASVPLMITNSFTLSGGEKTKYSDIRGYRYVVSAAMGGFLYSLIQLPFAMYYAFTGKKVIKGRFLGMLDFYADKMITFYLASGLGVGFGVSSELKRFINGFVDTIETSGIDTFEELRTESKKFFDRGTLATTPLLAGFTTMAVLTIITSFHRK comes from the exons ATGACAACACCACGGGCAATAGCAATCCTTGTTCTCAGAATCTTTTCAATGTTGTTGTGCGCAGCTTCCGTGCCGCTCATGATTACCAACAGTTTCACGCTTAGTGGTGGCGAAAAAACAAAATACAGTGACATTAGGGGTTATAG GTATGTCGTATCAGCCGCTATGGGtggatttttgtactcattgatTCAGCTGCCCTTCGCAATGTATTATGCCTTCACAGGAAAAAAGGTTATTAAGGGAAGGTTCCTGGGCATGTTGGATTTCTACGCAGATAAG ATGATAACATTCTACTTGGCAAGTGGACTTGGTGTGGGATTTGGTGTCAGTTCTGAACTCAAACGTTTCATAAATGGATTTGTGGATACTATTGAAACATCAGGGATTGATACATTCGAAGAGTTAAGGACCGAGAGCAAAAAATTCTTTGACAGGGGTACTTTAGCAACAACTCCCCTTTTGGCAGGATTTACAACCATGGCTGTTCTCACCATTATTACTTCCTTCCACCGCAAATGA